TTTTAATTATTGATTAAAACTTAATCAGGCGCTGCAGTCGACTGAAAAAGGCCAGATGAATTTTCTTATCGCGAGTCGAATTTCCCTCTGACAATACAAAAGTACCTTGACTAAAATGGCTTAAAGAATTTGCGGTGCGATTGCACCCAAAAGGAATGTTTTTAACTAACGGTTGGTAAATAGGCGTAGAAAGTACCTATATGCTCCATAGATGAAGTATGGATAAAGTATATACAAGTGTAAACAAAAGCAAGGGAGAGTAAAGGGAGGAAAAAAACAAATGTTTCCCACATGTTTCCCACAGCCCATTTGAAAATAAAAAACCCCCAGTATTTACTGGGGGTTTAGCGTTCTTCATGTGATCCCGCTGGGATTCGAACCCAGGACCCTTACATTAAAAGTGTAATGCTCTACCGACTGAGCTACGGAATCAACTCATTTACTTTTCAGTAAACAAAATCAATTCGGTAATCAAGCAAATTATGCTTTTTTACACTTTGTCATAAGAATCGTTTCTATTGAAACATTTCGTATGCGGATATCATTTAAAAGAGCGTTTTTTTAACAAGAGTGCAAATATAAGCGCATTTTTAACTACTGCAAAAATATTTTTATCCCCAAAAGGCACTTTTTTTACCAATTTTTTCAAACTTTATTTATTTTAGTAACATGTCCTTTTGTCCGGAGATAAAATTATTAAAAGGTTTCTGTAATCTGAGTTTTGGAGAGCCTGCGGAAATCATTAAAAAAACCTTTGGTGAACCAGAAGAGGTGCAAGAATTAAACGACGATATATTAAATACCTCAAGCACAGTGTATCATTATTGGGAAATGGGATTCTCTCTTTTTTTCGATAACCATAAAAACCAAAGTTTTAATAGCGCCGAAATTGACAATAAAGAAACCTTGCTTTTTGGGGTGAAATTATTTGATTTGAAGGAAAAGGAAATAGTAGAATTGATGAAAAAAAATGGTTTTTCATTATCAGATTCGGAAAATCACGATTGGGGCGAAAAAAGACTGAGTTTTGATGAGGCCGGATTAGATTGTTATTTTCAGAATCAAAAACTCGCATCTGTTAATTTTGGAGTAGGTGATAAGGCCGATGAATTTTATTATTTCCCCAATTAATCCGGTGAATAAACAGTTAAATATCTACTTCTAAAATCCCTATCTTTAAACAAATTTATTGATTATGGCAGGAACAGAATTATTTGGCGATGAAGAGCGCAAGGAAATAAACGATGTAATGCAAACCGGCATCTTATTCAGATATGGACATGATGCGCAACGTAACAATCATTGGAAAGCGAAAGATTTTGAAGCTGAAGTTAGAAAAATAACCGGGGCTAAATATGCCCATGCCATGAGTAGTGGCTCTACTGCTATTGCCACAGCCCTGGCAGCTAGTGGAATTGGAACGGGTGATGAGGTAATTGTACCACCATTTACTTTTATTGCAAGTGTAGAGGCTGTATTATTTGTAGGCGCTATACCTGTTTTTGCTGAAATTGATGAAACTTTATGTTTGAGTCCGGAAGGAATTGAAAAAGCCATCACTCCTAAAACAAAAGGTATTTGCCTGGTTCACATGTGCGGTGGAAATGCAAAAATGGATGAAATTATGGCCATTGTCAATAAACATAGTTTAATATTGGTTGAAGATGCAGGGCAAGCATTTGCCTCCTCTTATAAAGGAACATTTACAGGATTATTTGGTAAAGCCGGAAGCTATTCTTTTGATTTTTTCAAAATTGCTACGGCAGGTGAGGGTGGTGTGTTGGTTACCAATGATGAGGAAACGTATAAAAAAGCCGATGTGTATAGCGACCATGGACATAATCATATAGGTGCAAAAAGAGGTATGGAAGATCATCCTTATTTAGGCTTTAATTACCGTATATCTGAGCTTCATGCAGCAATAGGTTTAGCACAAACCCGACGTGTACCTGCCATTAAGGAAAAAAATAAATTCAATAAAAAATTTATGCAGAATTTACTGGCTAAAAATCCGGCTATTTCATTTGCAATTCCGGGAGACCCAGAAGGAGATTCATGCACGCATTTAAATATTTTTTTACCGGATGCCGATTCGGCTAAAAGAACGGTTGATGAGTTTAATAAAGCAAATGTGGCTGGATTTGATTACTGGTTTTTAAATATGTATCATTTCATTAATCAATGGGATCATTTAAAGAATTTACAAACTGTTGCAAAATTACCGGCTCAAATATTAGATAAGCCGCAAGATTATAATAAATTGAGTTTACCGGTAACACAAAATATCATTGGCAGATTAATTTCTTTTGGTGTAAAAGTGTCGTGGACTGAAGATCAGATGAAGGAGTTGGCCAATAACATAAATAGTTGCGTAAATAAAGCCATGTCGGCAGTGAAAGCTTAAGGCTTGAAATTGATTTTTAAATGTGGAGCGTATTGAACAATATTTTAATCAATTAAAAAAATCGTTACGCAAGTATAATATACAATCATTTCAAACTTCCCCAACTTATAAATTCACACATGGCAAAAAGAGCATAATCTTGGAAATTCCGGATGATTTATTAATCACATCAGCACAAAAACTACCGGCTATTATTCTTTCAAAATTAAATCTGAACAAAACAGTTTTTGCCCGAATATGTGAGGTAAAAAAAATTGAATCTGAGTCTGCTTATGCATTTACCAATAGCTATCACATAATGAATAGTGTAAATTCTGCTTACAAATACGGTATTTTTTTAAATGATGAATTGTTGGCGGTAGCCTTATTTTCTAAAGGAAGAAAAATGAATCGCCTTCCAGCGCATAAAAAATCGTATGAATTAATGCGTTTTTGCACCAAAGAAGGAATAACTGTAACCGGAGGTTTAAGTAAGCTGGTTAAAACTTTTTGCCGGGAAAAAAATGCAGGCGATGTGATGACGTACATCGACAAACAATTATCGAATGGGGAAGCTTACAAAAAAGCCGGATTTATTGTTCACAGTGAAACGGGCGAAATGAATTATCAAATTCACAAGGAAAATTATAAACGATCGCTGCAAAAAGACGAAACAAATACACTTCTACATTATACTGTTAAGGGCCCCGGAAGTATTAAATTAATTTATTCTTGTAATGAGGCCATATAATTGCATAGTAGTTTTAGGCCCAACTGCAAGTGGAAAAACCAAATTGGCGTGTGAAATCGCTTATCAATGCAATGGCGAAATCATCAGTGCTGATTCACGACAAGTATATAGAAATCTGGATATCGGTACAGGCAAAGATTTAAACGAATACTCAATACACAATAAAAACATAAAATATCATTTGATAGATATTCAAGATCCAAGTGAACAGTATTATTTGCATCAGTTTATAGCCGGTTGCGATAATGCATTTTATGAAATAATTAAAAAAAATAAAACTCCGGTGATTTGCGGAGGAACAGGATTGTATCTAGATTCCTTGCATAAGGATTATTCATACACTCAAATTAGAGAAAATGAAGAATTAAGAAAACAATTAAATAAGCTTTCTAAAAATGAATTAACTGTCCGACTTAATAAATACCCCGATGATACACTCCGGCATGTTGATCGGAATTCCATTAAAAGATTAATTAGAGCTATTGAGATTGGCGAATATGTTTTGGCCCATGGATGGGACCTCACTGGCAACGCAAGGCCCTATAAACCTCTTTATATTGGATTAGAACTGCCTTTAGCGCGCAGAAAACTTAACATTGAATATAGATTAGAGCAAAGATTGAAATCAGGTTTAATAGAAGAAGTTGAAATGCTTTTAAAAAGAGGAATTACTCACCAAAGATTACAATTCCTCGGTTTGGAATATAAATGGGTTTCTTTATATCTGGAAAAAAAGATATCTCTTTCAGAAATGCAAACTAGTCTCTTAACAGGCATTCTTCAATACGCGAAAAGGCAAATGACCTGGTTCAGAAAAATGGAAAAAGAAGGAATTAAAATAAATTGGATTAATCCGGTTAATTTCACTGAAGCATTAGATTTAATTCATCTTTCATTCAGAAAGTGAAAAATTGAACACAAAAAAAACCCGATTTTTAATCGGGTTTTAATAAGTTAGTTTGATATTATTTCAATAAGCTCACATGTCCGGTATACTCTTTTCTACCTTGATTGTTGTCGCTTGAAACTTTCACTTTGTAAACATATACTCCAACTTCTCCGTTTAAATCTTTTATTTTCCCATCCCATCCTTTGGTAAGTTCTTTAGTTGAATAAACTAAATTACCCCATCTATCGTAAATCTCCATAGAATAACCTTCGCTGCTTAATCCAACTCCTTTCACATTAAACACGTCATTTAAACCGTCGTTATTAGGAGTAAAAGTGTTAGGAATATACACGCTAAAGGCATCTCTTACTTCAATAACTTTAAATACTGAATCTGAACATCCTTTGTCGGTTCTTGAAATTAAATAAACCGGATATTTACCAATGTTAGGATAAGAACGTGTTGGGTTTTTCATAGAAGAAGAATCGTAACCCCCAACACCATTAGTGCCTTGGAATTCGTATAAGTATGAAATCACATTTCCTCCTGAATGACTAGGGAAGAATGTTACGTTGTTTTCTGTAGTAGTTACCGGATCAGGATTGTAATTTAATACCGTGTGAGGAAGTGGGTGAACAACAATTGGAGTTTCAACTGAATAAGTAGATGTACAACCGTTTTTACCGGTAGTCTTCACTTTTAAATTATAAGTACCGGCAGTATTATAACAGAAATCGAAATCATCTCCCTGGTATAATTCTCCATTACCCATATCAAAAGTAATTTGACTGTAAAGACTTTGAACCTGACTGTTTAATTTTAAACATAACGGTTCACATCCTTCCGTTTTGCTTAAAGTAAGCTGTGGAGCAGGACCCTTGTTAACCGTTACAGTGAATGAATTAGAAATTGTATAATGAGGACAAGCTATATCGTAAGCCATTAAGTTATAAATGGTAGTTCCTTGCGGATAAGCATATTGTACACTTCCTGTTGGAGAGCCTAACCATTGTTGAGGGTTCCATACATAAGCATAATTCTGACTTCCACCGCTTGCGCCAGCAATTAAGGCAATGCTATCCCCGTCACAAATAGTTACATTGCCCGGAGTAGTTGTAAATGAAATTGGTGTTAAAACATCAATGCTTGTTACAGCAGAGGTTTTACATGGACCTAAGTTTACTTCCAAAGTATAAGTACCGGCCTGATTCGCTTGGATAAACGGTAATACCATTACTTGATTATTACTTTGAAAACCGTTAGAACCTAACCAAGTATAACTTGTTGCACCAACCGGTCCGCCAATAGAGTAAGTGGTATTGAAGCAGAGTTGTTTGTATGGCTCAAGTGTAAATGGTAAAGATGGGTTAACGGTAACTTGTGTAGTATTTGTATTATAGCACATGATTGCACCGTTAGTGAAAGCTGTTGTAATTGTATAAACACCTGAAGCTGATACCGGAGGGTTACCAAGAATTGGATTTGCAATACTTGAAGTATAAGAATTTGGACCGTTCCAGCTATACGAAATAGCGCCTTGAGCAAATGCTTTTAATTCAACATTGGATGGATCACACACCACAGAAGGTGAGTTCACTACAATATCCGGTACAGGTACCACATTAATTTGACCAAAGCTGTTGATGTTACAACTTACGTTACCAATGGCCCATATAGCAGTAACATTATAAACACCTGTATTAGCCACAGGGATATTAGTGATAGAATTAACGGCATTATTTGAACTGAAATTATTTGGTCCGGTCCAGTTGTACGAAAGAGGGGCAGGGTTAGCGCTTACGCTAACTGCAGCAGTTTGTTTTTCGCAAATATTTGCTGGTAAAGTTAAGGTAAGTGGAGATGTAGCCACAACTGATACATTCGCTACTGCACTTGAATTACAAATTAAAGTAGTATTAGAAGCAGTAAAAGCAGCCTGAATGGTATAGTCACCGGAAGCCAATGGAGTAACTGGTGAAATTGGAGCCGGATTTTGAACATTAGCCGTGTAATTATTTGGGCCGGTCCAAGTAAAAGAACTTGCTCCGGTAACACCCGCAGTTAATGTTAAGGCTGAACCTTGACAAACCGTTGGGTTGTTTACTGAAATACTCGAGTAATCTACCACTGTTAACGATGTTGTTCCGATTGAAGAACAAGAACCGTTATTAAATACACTGGTAACAGTACAGAAATAAACTCCGGTTAATGTAGGTTGCGCGTTTACTACTTGTGGGTTTTGAAATGAAGAAGTATAACTGTTAG
This window of the Sphingobacteriaceae bacterium genome carries:
- a CDS encoding DegT/DnrJ/EryC1/StrS family aminotransferase: MAGTELFGDEERKEINDVMQTGILFRYGHDAQRNNHWKAKDFEAEVRKITGAKYAHAMSSGSTAIATALAASGIGTGDEVIVPPFTFIASVEAVLFVGAIPVFAEIDETLCLSPEGIEKAITPKTKGICLVHMCGGNAKMDEIMAIVNKHSLILVEDAGQAFASSYKGTFTGLFGKAGSYSFDFFKIATAGEGGVLVTNDEETYKKADVYSDHGHNHIGAKRGMEDHPYLGFNYRISELHAAIGLAQTRRVPAIKEKNKFNKKFMQNLLAKNPAISFAIPGDPEGDSCTHLNIFLPDADSAKRTVDEFNKANVAGFDYWFLNMYHFINQWDHLKNLQTVAKLPAQILDKPQDYNKLSLPVTQNIIGRLISFGVKVSWTEDQMKELANNINSCVNKAMSAVKA
- the miaA gene encoding tRNA (adenosine(37)-N6)-dimethylallyltransferase MiaA codes for the protein MRPYNCIVVLGPTASGKTKLACEIAYQCNGEIISADSRQVYRNLDIGTGKDLNEYSIHNKNIKYHLIDIQDPSEQYYLHQFIAGCDNAFYEIIKKNKTPVICGGTGLYLDSLHKDYSYTQIRENEELRKQLNKLSKNELTVRLNKYPDDTLRHVDRNSIKRLIRAIEIGEYVLAHGWDLTGNARPYKPLYIGLELPLARRKLNIEYRLEQRLKSGLIEEVEMLLKRGITHQRLQFLGLEYKWVSLYLEKKISLSEMQTSLLTGILQYAKRQMTWFRKMEKEGIKINWINPVNFTEALDLIHLSFRK
- a CDS encoding gliding motility-associated C-terminal domain-containing protein, producing the protein MKRIVLVFALAFLGLSLNAQQVKYYLTQQNAQPWGSISNVSAMNQAFGAGNWIQDWFQTVNVNALLQPSVCLIYCDGGSMAAASMNNFLVANIAAIQTWVFNGGRLFLNAGPNTGFNMNYGFGGITLNYVNGGPYSSPGYAVNPAHPIYLGPAPITATVHQDNFYCHGYVTGPGLTPIIHNTVSPWTTWGQAQQPTGGNIILASKPWGSGMCLFGSMTNTSFHNPQPSAGNLRANMLTWLAVCCIQPTITAAATSTAICSGQTTTITGGGAGIGGTYTINPGTIISNTAAVSPTATTIYTVVGTNSANCQASQTIEIWVNPTPTVTLGSNGPICKGSVLNLTCNASAGNPVLYNWTGPNSYTSSFQNPQVVNAQPTLTGVYFCTVTSVFNNGSCSSIGTTSLTVVDYSSISVNNPTVCQGSALTLTAGVTGASSFTWTGPNNYTANVQNPAPISPVTPLASGDYTIQAAFTASNTTLICNSSAVANVSVVATSPLTLTLPANICEKQTAAVSVSANPAPLSYNWTGPNNFSSNNAVNSITNIPVANTGVYNVTAIWAIGNVSCNINSFGQINVVPVPDIVVNSPSVVCDPSNVELKAFAQGAISYSWNGPNSYTSSIANPILGNPPVSASGVYTITTAFTNGAIMCYNTNTTQVTVNPSLPFTLEPYKQLCFNTTYSIGGPVGATSYTWLGSNGFQSNNQVMVLPFIQANQAGTYTLEVNLGPCKTSAVTSIDVLTPISFTTTPGNVTICDGDSIALIAGASGGSQNYAYVWNPQQWLGSPTGSVQYAYPQGTTIYNLMAYDIACPHYTISNSFTVTVNKGPAPQLTLSKTEGCEPLCLKLNSQVQSLYSQITFDMGNGELYQGDDFDFCYNTAGTYNLKVKTTGKNGCTSTYSVETPIVVHPLPHTVLNYNPDPVTTTENNVTFFPSHSGGNVISYLYEFQGTNGVGGYDSSSMKNPTRSYPNIGKYPVYLISRTDKGCSDSVFKVIEVRDAFSVYIPNTFTPNNDGLNDVFNVKGVGLSSEGYSMEIYDRWGNLVYSTKELTKGWDGKIKDLNGEVGVYVYKVKVSSDNNQGRKEYTGHVSLLK